In the Paenibacillus sp. FSL H7-0357 genome, one interval contains:
- a CDS encoding FecCD family ABC transporter permease: protein MNQQATASKGLIQGRDPVKFRSRPWAATLILVGGLIALALGIALSVSFGAKDINFSVVWTAVFHFNPDITDHQIIRELRLPRVLGGAMVGASFAVAGAIMQGMTRNPLADSGLMGINSGAGFALALCFAFLPNLPFMYLILYAFVGAGAGAAIVYGIGSMAKGGLTPARLVLAGAAFSALLSALSEGVALYFQIGQDLAFWYAGGVAGTKWIQLKIMFPWIGGAIIGALILSRSISMLSLGEDIARGLGQRTGLVKLAGALIVLILAGSSVAVVGAVGFIGLIIPHLTRYLVGVDYRWIIPCSAILGSLLAVFADLTARMINPPQEVPLGAIIALIGVPFFLYLARKERREL from the coding sequence ATGAATCAACAGGCAACGGCCAGCAAAGGGCTAATCCAGGGGAGAGATCCGGTGAAGTTCCGTTCACGCCCATGGGCAGCAACGCTGATATTGGTCGGCGGTCTGATTGCATTAGCACTAGGCATTGCACTTTCGGTCTCGTTCGGAGCCAAAGACATTAACTTTTCTGTAGTGTGGACCGCTGTGTTTCACTTCAATCCGGATATTACGGATCATCAAATTATCCGCGAGCTGCGGCTGCCGCGCGTGCTCGGCGGGGCCATGGTAGGTGCCAGCTTTGCGGTGGCAGGAGCGATTATGCAGGGGATGACCCGCAACCCGCTCGCGGATTCCGGGCTGATGGGCATAAACTCTGGAGCGGGGTTTGCGCTTGCACTCTGCTTTGCATTCTTGCCGAATTTACCGTTCATGTATCTGATTTTATATGCATTTGTGGGAGCCGGGGCCGGGGCGGCAATTGTGTATGGTATCGGGTCCATGGCCAAGGGTGGCCTTACACCTGCCCGTCTGGTACTTGCCGGAGCGGCCTTCAGTGCGCTGCTCTCTGCGCTCAGCGAAGGCGTAGCTTTATATTTTCAGATTGGACAAGATCTGGCTTTCTGGTATGCAGGAGGCGTAGCCGGTACGAAGTGGATTCAGCTCAAAATTATGTTTCCCTGGATCGGCGGGGCGATTATAGGCGCTCTCATTTTATCCCGCTCCATCTCTATGCTCAGCCTGGGTGAGGATATCGCCAGAGGCCTCGGGCAACGGACGGGTCTGGTCAAATTGGCCGGTGCATTAATCGTGCTGATTCTTGCCGGCTCCTCAGTAGCAGTTGTCGGAGCAGTGGGCTTTATTGGGCTGATCATTCCCCATCTGACGCGTTATCTTGTAGGGGTGGATTATAGGTGGATTATCCCTTGTTCCGCCATTCTGGGCAGTCTGCTGGCTGTATTTGCCGATCTGACCGCCAGAATGATCAATCCGCCGCAAGAAGTGCCCCTGGGCGCTATCATTGCGCTAATCGGTGTGCCTTTCTTTCTGTATTTGGCCCGCAAAGAAAGAAGGGAGCTGTAG
- a CDS encoding amino acid permease: MNQASSNTKEDKKLKWWQLSLLGVAGTIGTGYFLGSGLAISIGGPAVLLAYILAAVGTYVVFDALSQMTAEHPEQGSFRSYAKKAFGNWAGFGSGWVYWFSELLIMGSQLTALSIFSRFWLPAVPMWIFAAGFGVVSLCIVFFGNKGFDRVENVLAVIKIAAILMFLVIAAALLAGWIGGGKYTPKLPLSYSALFPAGGIGLWSAFIFAFYAYGGIEVLGIMSNRLQKPEEAPKAGKVMLLALTTVYVLSIGLAVTMVPLSAFNPKESPFVLALSSDHLAFVPHLFNGVLIIAGFSTMTASLYAITSMMITLAQEGDAPRLFAKKWKDKYPFFALCLIAAGLVGAIVMALWLPGKVYEYITTAAGLMILYNWVFILLSSGRLLQPSKLSGVKRWIGLLLIGAAVAGTLFHALSRPGFYLSLLIISLIALIDWIVQRVQKKQAASSAGANAHEDKLSNEHEAMRGSSPKFRITGIRLRKSRL; this comes from the coding sequence ATGAACCAAGCTTCCAGTAATACCAAAGAAGACAAAAAACTGAAATGGTGGCAGCTGAGTTTGCTGGGAGTTGCAGGCACCATTGGTACAGGGTATTTTTTGGGCTCGGGTCTGGCGATCTCCATCGGCGGGCCAGCGGTGCTGCTTGCCTACATCCTTGCAGCTGTTGGAACCTATGTAGTCTTCGATGCCTTGTCTCAAATGACGGCAGAACACCCGGAGCAGGGCTCTTTTCGATCCTATGCCAAAAAAGCGTTCGGAAACTGGGCCGGGTTTGGCAGCGGCTGGGTATACTGGTTCTCGGAGCTGCTGATTATGGGGAGCCAGCTGACGGCCTTGTCCATTTTCTCACGCTTCTGGTTACCGGCCGTACCGATGTGGATTTTTGCAGCCGGGTTTGGCGTCGTGAGCCTGTGCATCGTTTTCTTTGGCAATAAGGGATTTGACCGGGTGGAAAATGTGCTGGCTGTGATCAAAATAGCGGCGATTTTGATGTTCCTGGTGATTGCGGCTGCTCTTCTGGCAGGCTGGATAGGGGGTGGGAAGTATACGCCTAAACTCCCGCTAAGTTATTCTGCATTGTTTCCTGCCGGGGGGATAGGCTTATGGTCGGCCTTTATTTTTGCTTTCTATGCCTATGGCGGCATTGAGGTACTCGGCATTATGTCCAACCGGCTCCAAAAACCCGAAGAGGCACCGAAGGCAGGTAAGGTGATGCTGCTGGCATTGACTACAGTATACGTCCTGTCTATTGGGCTTGCCGTAACGATGGTTCCTTTAAGCGCCTTTAATCCGAAGGAAAGTCCCTTTGTGCTGGCGCTCAGCAGTGATCATCTTGCTTTTGTGCCTCATCTGTTTAACGGAGTATTGATTATTGCCGGTTTCTCCACAATGACTGCCTCGCTTTATGCGATAACTTCGATGATGATTACACTTGCGCAGGAAGGGGATGCTCCCCGGCTATTTGCAAAGAAATGGAAGGATAAGTATCCATTCTTTGCCTTGTGTCTGATTGCTGCCGGTTTAGTTGGTGCCATTGTGATGGCGCTGTGGTTGCCGGGGAAAGTGTATGAATATATCACGACAGCTGCGGGGCTAATGATCCTGTACAATTGGGTTTTTATCCTGTTGTCGTCAGGCAGGCTGCTACAGCCAAGTAAGTTAAGCGGGGTAAAACGCTGGATCGGGTTGCTGCTGATCGGGGCAGCGGTAGCGGGCACTCTGTTTCATGCACTCAGCCGTCCAGGCTTCTACCTCAGTCTACTGATTATTTCGCTGATCGCGCTCATTGATTGGATTGTCCAGCGGGTTCAGAAGAAACAAGCAGCCAGTTCCGCTGGTGCCAATGCTCATGAAGATAAATTATCGAATGAACACGAAGCCATGCGAGGCAGCAGTCCAAAGTTTCGCATTACAGGCATCAGGCTGCGGAAAAGCAGGCTTTAG
- a CDS encoding RNA polymerase sigma factor yields MQQSEYNRYKTEIYRIGWRLQYRAKKIKRQENSYDDKLAVPSFTESSDNKIAAEQLISMLSPYERSILQKIYLEGLTEAEVARQLNISQQGVHKWKRKLIQRLSQIANF; encoded by the coding sequence GTGCAGCAGAGTGAATATAACCGCTATAAAACCGAAATATACCGTATTGGCTGGAGGCTGCAATATCGGGCAAAGAAGATCAAGCGACAAGAGAACAGCTACGATGACAAGCTTGCCGTCCCTTCATTCACAGAATCTTCAGATAACAAAATCGCTGCGGAACAGCTAATCAGTATGCTGTCCCCATACGAGCGATCCATTTTGCAAAAAATCTATTTGGAAGGTTTGACGGAAGCTGAAGTCGCTCGCCAGCTCAACATCAGTCAACAGGGGGTGCACAAATGGAAAAGGAAGCTGATTCAGCGCCTATCCCAGATCGCGAATTTTTAA
- a CDS encoding aldo/keto reductase, producing the protein MMNSRTYGRTGKSVSEIGFGGWQLGNRQDWEAMEEDAAVRLVHEALERGINFFDTAPNYGLGKSEELLGKALAGKRRNAVINTKFGHQADGSSNYGADQIRASVEVSLQRLQTDYVDSVLIHNPPFDMLDGKHGHYEELEKLKAEGKILTYGVSVDSIPDMLEVIEHTNIGVLEVMFNIFYQETAEAFKRAQDNNIAIIVKVPLDSGWLSGKYNSQSSFEGVRSRWSPEVIRKRAALLEQIKFITNEETTMTMAALRFILAYPEVTTVIPGVRNSAQLIENISASAAAMPEAHVKKLQDLWITEIRDQKLGW; encoded by the coding sequence ATGATGAACTCAAGAACTTATGGACGTACAGGTAAATCCGTATCCGAAATCGGCTTCGGCGGATGGCAGCTGGGCAACAGACAGGATTGGGAAGCCATGGAGGAGGATGCGGCGGTGCGCCTGGTGCATGAAGCTTTGGAGAGAGGGATAAACTTTTTTGACACCGCTCCCAATTATGGACTTGGCAAAAGCGAAGAGCTGCTTGGGAAGGCTCTAGCCGGAAAACGCAGGAATGCCGTCATCAATACGAAATTCGGACATCAGGCGGACGGCAGCTCGAACTATGGCGCGGATCAAATCAGGGCCTCGGTTGAAGTCAGCTTGCAGCGGCTGCAAACTGACTATGTCGATTCCGTGCTGATCCATAATCCGCCTTTTGACATGCTGGATGGGAAACACGGACATTATGAGGAACTGGAGAAGTTAAAAGCCGAGGGTAAAATCCTCACCTACGGCGTTTCTGTCGATTCCATCCCGGATATGCTGGAGGTTATCGAGCATACGAACATCGGTGTGCTGGAAGTGATGTTTAATATCTTTTATCAGGAGACTGCCGAAGCGTTCAAGCGTGCCCAGGATAACAATATCGCCATTATTGTCAAGGTCCCACTCGACTCCGGCTGGCTGTCCGGCAAATATAACAGCCAGAGCAGCTTCGAAGGTGTGCGCAGCCGCTGGTCGCCGGAAGTGATCCGTAAGCGTGCAGCACTTCTGGAGCAAATCAAATTCATAACCAATGAAGAAACGACGATGACGATGGCCGCTCTGAGATTCATCCTGGCCTATCCTGAAGTCACAACCGTCATCCCCGGTGTACGGAACAGTGCCCAACTGATTGAGAATATATCGGCCAGCGCAGCAGCGATGCCTGAAGCCCACGTCAAGAAGCTTCAGGATCTCTGGATAACGGAGATTAGAGACCAGAAGCTGGGTTGGTAA
- a CDS encoding LysE family translocator: MNVFIGYIFLGLSLSAPIGPINAAQLDKGIRGGFWHAWVVGLGAISADIIYMLLVYFGVIHLLEAPFVKAFLWLFGFFVLVYTGVESIKNAGVISAAEMRGSETSLSKSYLSGFLMSLFNPLSILFWLGIYGSILAKAANEYPMQQLLIYSGAIVTGILLWDVSMAAASSIFRRVMTSRVLKGVSVLSGLSLVGFGIYFGVQVVQLLFFH, translated from the coding sequence ATTAATGTATTTATAGGTTATATTTTTCTTGGTTTGTCACTTTCGGCTCCTATCGGCCCGATTAATGCCGCGCAGCTGGACAAGGGGATTCGGGGAGGCTTCTGGCACGCCTGGGTTGTCGGTCTAGGGGCGATCAGCGCAGATATCATTTATATGCTGCTGGTTTATTTTGGCGTTATCCATTTGCTTGAGGCTCCTTTTGTGAAAGCCTTCTTATGGTTATTCGGTTTCTTTGTTCTGGTCTATACTGGTGTGGAGAGCATCAAAAACGCAGGCGTAATCTCCGCAGCCGAGATGAGAGGAAGCGAAACTTCCCTGTCAAAGTCCTATCTGTCCGGGTTTCTGATGTCTTTATTTAATCCGCTCTCCATTCTGTTCTGGCTCGGGATTTACGGGTCCATCCTTGCTAAGGCAGCCAATGAATATCCAATGCAGCAGTTATTAATATACAGTGGAGCTATCGTAACGGGGATTCTTCTTTGGGATGTATCCATGGCCGCAGCCTCCAGCATCTTTCGCAGAGTGATGACCTCACGGGTCTTAAAGGGGGTTTCTGTCTTGTCCGGCCTGTCGCTGGTTGGTTTTGGTATTTATTTTGGCGTACAGGTTGTACAACTGCTGTTCTTCCACTAA
- a CDS encoding ribonuclease J, which produces MKMSEKRLSIAALGGVHEIGKNMYFLQYADDILVIDCGSKFPDESLLGIDLIIPDVTYLLNNVDKLRALIVTHGHEDHIGGIPYLLKQLNIPIYASRLTLGLIENKLKEHRLLRQTSLHCIDAESSLTFGSITTTFFSTNHSIPDCLGVVFDTPEGTVVHTGDFKFDMTPVNKQYPDIHKMADIGKNGVKILLSESTNAERPGFTPSEQLVGAHMEEAFQKADRRIFVSTFASNVHRLQQIVDASILTGRKLTLLGRSMVNVVSVSQELGYLNIPDGMLLEPAEAAKLPPEQIAVLCTGSQGEPMAALSRLANSSHRLMEIGAGDTVLLAANPIPGNERNVSRIVDNLYMLGARVIYGSKSELHVSGHGSQEELKLMLTLMKPEYFIPIHGEYRMLHHHSLLAEAVGVKEDNIFILKNGEVVESLEGVVRQSGRVPAGQIFVDGLGVGDIGNVVLRDRRQLSADGVLITVITLSQTDGRMLSAPDTISRGFIYVRNSDNLMEEINQFIAATLEKMSKGDLGQWNIMKQTLKDALSKYLYDKTKRRPMILPIIIEV; this is translated from the coding sequence ATAAAAATGTCTGAAAAAAGGTTATCGATTGCAGCCTTAGGTGGCGTTCATGAAATTGGTAAGAACATGTATTTCCTGCAATACGCCGATGACATTCTTGTTATCGATTGCGGCTCTAAATTCCCGGATGAAAGTCTGCTTGGCATTGACCTTATCATTCCAGATGTAACTTATTTATTGAATAATGTTGACAAGTTAAGAGCACTGATTGTGACTCATGGGCATGAGGACCACATCGGAGGGATCCCCTACCTGCTCAAACAATTAAATATCCCCATCTATGCCTCCCGTCTGACACTGGGGTTAATTGAGAACAAGCTTAAGGAACATCGTCTGCTCCGCCAGACCAGCCTGCATTGCATTGATGCCGAGTCGAGCCTCACCTTTGGTTCCATTACGACAACCTTTTTTAGTACCAACCACAGCATTCCTGATTGTCTCGGGGTCGTCTTTGATACTCCTGAAGGAACGGTTGTCCATACGGGCGACTTCAAGTTCGATATGACGCCTGTTAATAAACAATATCCGGACATACATAAAATGGCCGACATCGGCAAAAACGGTGTTAAAATTCTGCTCTCCGAGAGTACGAATGCCGAACGCCCTGGATTCACGCCGTCTGAGCAGCTTGTAGGCGCCCATATGGAAGAAGCTTTTCAAAAAGCGGACCGCAGAATATTTGTCTCCACCTTCGCCTCCAATGTGCACCGTCTGCAGCAAATTGTAGATGCTTCTATCCTTACCGGACGTAAGCTCACCTTACTTGGCCGGAGTATGGTAAATGTGGTCTCCGTATCCCAGGAACTGGGTTATTTGAACATCCCGGACGGGATGCTGTTAGAACCTGCGGAAGCTGCGAAGCTTCCTCCAGAACAGATAGCAGTCCTTTGCACAGGCAGTCAAGGGGAGCCCATGGCAGCATTGTCCCGTTTGGCCAACTCCAGCCATAGGCTGATGGAAATTGGAGCCGGGGATACCGTTCTTCTCGCTGCCAATCCGATCCCGGGCAATGAGCGTAATGTATCCAGAATTGTTGATAATCTGTATATGCTCGGCGCAAGGGTCATCTACGGATCAAAGAGTGAGCTTCATGTATCCGGGCATGGCAGCCAGGAGGAATTAAAGCTGATGCTTACCCTAATGAAGCCTGAATACTTTATTCCGATTCATGGAGAATACCGCATGCTTCATCATCATAGCCTCTTGGCAGAAGCAGTCGGAGTTAAGGAGGACAACATATTTATCTTAAAAAACGGTGAAGTCGTTGAATCACTGGAAGGGGTTGTCCGTCAATCGGGACGGGTTCCCGCCGGGCAAATATTTGTGGATGGCCTGGGAGTCGGCGACATCGGCAATGTGGTCTTGCGGGACCGCCGTCAATTGTCTGCGGATGGTGTGTTAATCACTGTCATTACCCTGAGCCAAACGGATGGCCGGATGCTGAGCGCCCCTGACACGATATCCCGTGGCTTCATTTATGTACGGAATTCAGACAATCTGATGGAAGAGATCAATCAGTTTATCGCAGCAACCCTGGAGAAAATGAGCAAAGGGGATCTGGGCCAATGGAATATTATGAAGCAGACGCTCAAAGATGCCTTGAGCAAATATCTGTACGACAAAACAAAACGCCGTCCGATGATTCTTCCGATCATTATTGAAGTGTAG
- a CDS encoding ABC transporter permease: MKSYLDLVPISAKVHKRQNRMSVFCIVLAVFLVTAIFGMADMFIRSQIMQARIEDGNWHVMVRNINEEQANLISARPEVTASSWYGVLNFRGDQGYTVSGKNVVVFGSEESFVTEMQTDEIQDGTFPQKDNEAMITENAKTMLGLQIGDAISVNAPDGASYRFTISGFIKNASKTMKEDSYAVSLTTKAFRSLYPGVTNGKPADYNSVFCVQFSTHSNIRNTIADMKSQFGLSDEQVSENTKLLGLLGQSGNSFMMQIYSSAAVLFLLVLLAGIMMIASSLNSNVAQRTEFFGMMRCIGATPKQVMRFVRKEALGWCKFAIPLGISTGAVVIWILCALLRFLSPEYFAEMPAFGISLPSIVAGICVGILTVLLAARSPAKRASSVSPLAAVSGNANFLQPVRKAANTTFIKIDTALGFHHAKASKKNFVLMAGSFSLSIILFLAFSVTIDFMHHTLTPLKPWTPDLSIISTDNTGSISNTLLEKFQENPAIKRAYGRMFAYDVLVTVNGEEKKVDLISYEKNQFEWAKDYLLEGSLDTVQNENNTGLIVFEQQNTVKVGDTVTLHTENHSANIKIVGSLSSSPFNNAPDVGTIICSENAFRQLTGQTDYTIIDLQLSKNATEADIDEIHKLVGTEVIFSDERSGNRSVIGTYYSFGLFIYGFMALIALITIFNIVNSLAMSVSSRMKQYGAFRAIGLSNRQLIKMIIAEASTYAITGSICGSVVGLMLNKFLYARLVTFHWGEQWSIPFAEISIIIAIVLFSVVLAVRGPVKRIREMSIVDTISAQ; encoded by the coding sequence ATGAAAAGTTATCTTGACCTTGTTCCCATCTCAGCCAAAGTCCATAAAAGGCAGAACAGAATGTCTGTATTCTGCATTGTTTTAGCGGTGTTTTTAGTTACAGCTATTTTCGGTATGGCTGATATGTTTATACGCAGCCAAATTATGCAGGCCCGTATAGAGGACGGTAATTGGCATGTAATGGTTCGAAACATAAACGAAGAACAAGCAAACCTAATTTCTGCACGGCCGGAAGTAACTGCATCTTCTTGGTATGGTGTCCTCAACTTCAGGGGAGATCAGGGCTATACTGTATCGGGAAAAAACGTGGTCGTTTTTGGAAGCGAAGAAAGCTTTGTAACAGAAATGCAAACGGATGAAATTCAGGATGGAACATTTCCCCAAAAGGACAATGAGGCCATGATAACAGAAAATGCAAAGACGATGCTTGGATTGCAAATCGGAGATGCCATTTCAGTCAATGCGCCTGATGGAGCAAGTTATAGATTTACGATCTCCGGCTTTATAAAAAATGCATCTAAAACAATGAAAGAAGATTCCTATGCGGTTAGCTTGACTACCAAGGCGTTTCGTTCCCTGTATCCCGGAGTCACGAATGGTAAACCAGCCGATTATAACAGTGTCTTTTGTGTGCAGTTTTCTACTCATAGCAATATACGCAATACGATTGCCGATATGAAGTCTCAGTTTGGACTTTCAGACGAACAGGTTTCGGAAAACACGAAACTGCTGGGCTTACTTGGTCAAAGCGGGAATTCTTTTATGATGCAAATCTATAGCTCCGCTGCTGTTTTGTTTTTATTAGTTTTACTGGCAGGCATTATGATGATTGCAAGCAGTCTCAACAGCAATGTCGCACAGCGTACAGAATTTTTTGGAATGATGCGCTGTATCGGTGCGACACCAAAGCAGGTGATGCGATTCGTCCGCAAGGAAGCCCTCGGCTGGTGTAAATTCGCAATTCCGCTTGGCATTTCAACAGGAGCCGTTGTCATTTGGATCTTGTGCGCCTTACTTCGTTTTCTCAGTCCGGAATATTTTGCCGAGATGCCAGCCTTTGGCATAAGCTTACCAAGTATCGTGGCCGGTATCTGTGTAGGCATCCTGACGGTTCTTCTGGCTGCTCGTTCCCCAGCAAAAAGAGCATCCAGCGTTTCCCCGTTAGCAGCTGTATCAGGGAATGCAAATTTTTTACAGCCTGTGCGCAAAGCCGCTAATACTACATTTATTAAAATTGATACCGCCCTTGGTTTCCATCATGCAAAAGCAAGCAAAAAGAATTTTGTTTTGATGGCAGGTTCCTTTTCCCTGAGTATCATTCTTTTTCTCGCCTTTTCAGTCACGATTGACTTTATGCACCATACACTTACACCGTTGAAGCCGTGGACACCGGATTTATCTATTATCAGCACTGACAATACTGGTTCGATCAGCAACACCTTGTTAGAAAAATTCCAGGAAAATCCGGCGATCAAACGAGCATACGGACGAATGTTTGCCTATGACGTGCTAGTTACAGTAAACGGGGAAGAAAAAAAGGTTGATCTGATTTCTTATGAAAAGAACCAATTTGAGTGGGCAAAGGACTATTTGCTGGAGGGTTCTTTGGATACCGTTCAAAACGAGAACAATACCGGACTGATTGTTTTTGAACAGCAGAATACCGTGAAAGTTGGAGATACGGTGACGTTACACACAGAAAATCATTCTGCGAATATAAAAATTGTGGGCTCACTTTCTTCCAGTCCTTTTAACAATGCCCCTGATGTTGGAACGATTATCTGTTCTGAGAACGCTTTTCGGCAGCTGACCGGCCAAACGGATTATACGATTATAGACTTGCAGTTGTCTAAGAACGCGACGGAAGCTGACATCGATGAAATTCATAAATTAGTTGGTACAGAGGTTATCTTCTCTGATGAACGCTCAGGCAATCGCAGCGTAATAGGCACTTATTACTCCTTTGGATTGTTTATCTATGGGTTTATGGCTTTGATTGCTTTGATTACCATATTCAATATCGTAAACAGTCTTGCAATGAGCGTTTCGTCTCGCATGAAACAATATGGCGCATTTCGTGCCATCGGTCTAAGTAATCGGCAGCTAATAAAAATGATTATTGCTGAGGCTTCAACCTATGCAATCACAGGAAGTATCTGCGGCAGCGTTGTCGGGTTAATGCTGAATAAGTTTCTGTACGCAAGGCTGGTAACCTTTCACTGGGGTGAACAATGGAGTATTCCATTTGCAGAAATTTCCATCATAATAGCAATCGTCCTTTTCTCCGTTGTCTTAGCTGTACGAGGCCCAGTAAAACGCATCCGCGAGATGTCTATTGTAGATACCATCAGTGCACAATAA
- a CDS encoding sigma-70 family RNA polymerase sigma factor produces MRQWVEEAQQENWEAFGQLMRHFRGMAYAVAYDMLKDVHLTEDVVQEAYIEAYLNLGKLQEPAAFPGWFKTIVVRQCQRSLRRKRHILLPLDDALHISEKSPGVAEIAERREGEQLLQRTVAALSAKLRVPMQLFYYYGYSLQEISDYLGIPVSALKKRLYDGRRKLKGALPVADLASMFNYLYEGGRNMLHIVNGDSVGEMLKQGIVQGEVLVWREIYSAGPIFVNPAGSSERIQRAGVLEKTLGIPSTEYIAGCEAQEAKIRDFKRYDEVVLWFEHDLFDQSMLAYLLHWFKGQKLGSTKLSLLCIGEFPGIELFHGLGQLTPAQLGTLSGTWQGIGRKEMELGSDLWRAYASTDPGTMADLLEERRGELSASALPFAYEAFKAHLSRLPSVHNGLGIVEETTLQAVRHGALTPMELFPLVSDKLHRLGMGDLDFGRYLHTLVYNRQPLLTIEGAEGNTDFRQIAEFWGRRVAITELGERILDGLADRVEVQGLDEWYGGLHLEGHTVPWRWDSSSGSLVRSEL; encoded by the coding sequence ATGCGGCAATGGGTTGAAGAGGCACAACAAGAGAATTGGGAAGCGTTCGGGCAGTTAATGCGGCATTTTCGCGGTATGGCTTATGCTGTAGCTTACGACATGCTGAAAGATGTACATCTTACTGAAGATGTTGTGCAGGAAGCGTATATTGAAGCTTATTTGAATCTAGGAAAGCTGCAGGAGCCGGCTGCGTTTCCGGGATGGTTCAAGACGATTGTCGTAAGGCAGTGCCAGCGGAGTCTGAGACGTAAACGACATATATTGCTGCCTCTTGATGATGCCCTGCACATCTCGGAAAAGTCGCCGGGCGTTGCGGAAATTGCCGAGCGCAGAGAAGGGGAACAGCTGCTGCAGAGAACGGTTGCGGCGTTGTCTGCGAAGCTGCGGGTGCCCATGCAGCTGTTTTATTATTATGGTTATTCCCTTCAGGAGATCTCGGATTATCTGGGGATTCCGGTTTCGGCGCTAAAGAAGCGGCTGTATGATGGGCGGCGTAAGCTGAAGGGAGCTCTTCCCGTTGCCGATCTCGCCTCCATGTTCAACTATCTATATGAAGGAGGCAGAAATATGCTGCATATTGTGAACGGAGACAGTGTGGGTGAAATGCTGAAGCAGGGAATTGTCCAGGGCGAGGTGCTGGTCTGGCGGGAAATCTATTCCGCGGGTCCGATATTCGTCAATCCGGCAGGCTCCAGTGAACGGATACAGCGGGCCGGGGTTCTGGAGAAGACATTAGGCATTCCTTCTACAGAGTATATAGCAGGGTGTGAGGCACAGGAGGCGAAGATTCGTGATTTCAAACGTTATGATGAAGTAGTACTGTGGTTTGAGCATGATCTGTTCGATCAGAGCATGCTTGCTTATCTGCTGCACTGGTTCAAAGGACAGAAGCTCGGCAGTACGAAGCTGAGCCTGCTCTGTATTGGTGAATTTCCGGGGATTGAGCTGTTTCACGGTCTTGGCCAGCTGACTCCGGCTCAGCTTGGAACATTGTCTGGAACCTGGCAGGGCATTGGGCGCAAAGAAATGGAACTGGGCAGCGATCTTTGGCGAGCCTATGCGTCTACCGATCCTGGAACGATGGCTGATCTGCTGGAGGAGAGAAGGGGAGAGCTTTCGGCATCTGCGCTGCCCTTTGCCTATGAAGCATTCAAAGCCCATCTCTCAAGGCTTCCTTCGGTTCATAACGGCCTTGGCATCGTAGAAGAGACTACGCTTCAGGCTGTCCGCCATGGCGCGCTTACACCGATGGAGCTGTTCCCTCTGGTTTCCGACAAGCTGCACCGGCTCGGCATGGGTGATCTTGATTTTGGCCGTTATCTGCACACTCTGGTGTATAACCGGCAGCCTCTGCTGACTATAGAGGGAGCAGAGGGAAATACGGATTTCCGGCAGATTGCGGAATTTTGGGGCCGCCGGGTTGCCATCACCGAGCTTGGTGAGCGGATACTTGACGGGTTAGCAGACCGGGTAGAGGTTCAAGGCCTGGACGAATGGTACGGCGGGCTGCATCTGGAGGGTCACACCGTTCCATGGCGCTGGGACAGCTCCTCCGGCAGTTTGGTCCGGTCTGAATTGTAA
- a CDS encoding ABC transporter ATP-binding protein — MEILKVQHISKTYGKGENQVNALKDVSFTLEQGEFAAVVGESGSGKSTLLNCIGALDTPTSGNIYMDGKDLFLMKEEQRTIFRRRNIGFVFQSFQLVAELTVEQNIMFPILLDYRKPEQSAVNEILEVLGLKERRHHLPSQLSGGQQQRVAIGRALITRPKLILADEPTGNLDSKNSHDVIDLLVKASRHYQQTILMITHNNNLTNSVDRVLRVSDGVLTDLGGKENEKLS, encoded by the coding sequence ATGGAAATTTTAAAAGTACAGCATATATCTAAAACCTACGGCAAAGGTGAAAATCAGGTGAATGCCTTAAAGGATGTTTCCTTTACATTGGAGCAGGGAGAGTTTGCGGCTGTAGTCGGTGAATCCGGGTCAGGTAAAAGTACATTGTTAAATTGTATCGGAGCCTTGGATACTCCTACCTCAGGAAATATCTATATGGATGGCAAAGATTTGTTTTTGATGAAAGAGGAACAGCGCACCATTTTCAGGCGGCGCAATATCGGCTTTGTGTTTCAGTCTTTTCAGCTTGTTGCAGAATTGACTGTGGAGCAAAATATTATGTTTCCGATTCTTCTGGATTACCGCAAGCCGGAGCAATCGGCAGTGAATGAGATTTTAGAAGTTTTAGGACTGAAAGAGCGCCGTCATCACTTGCCAAGCCAATTATCCGGCGGACAGCAGCAGCGTGTTGCAATTGGGCGGGCGCTGATTACAAGACCTAAATTGATTCTTGCTGATGAACCCACCGGAAATCTGGACAGCAAAAACAGTCATGATGTGATTGATTTACTGGTTAAGGCATCACGCCACTACCAACAAACAATTCTAATGATTACACATAACAATAATCTGACTAATTCAGTAGACCGTGTACTGCGTGTTTCAGATGGTGTGCTGACGGATCTGGGAGGGAAAGAGAATGAAAAGTTATCTTGA